From a single Pempheris klunzingeri isolate RE-2024b chromosome 2, fPemKlu1.hap1, whole genome shotgun sequence genomic region:
- the eif4ba gene encoding eukaryotic translation initiation factor 4Ba isoform X2, which translates to MAASAKKKNKKGKTLTLTDFLAEDSGGSNVVPSYPSKSTSWADETDDLDGDVSTSWHTEEDTYRAPPIDRSILPTAPRSAREPNINRSQLPRSPPYTAFLGNLPYDVTEESIKDFFRGLAISAVRLPREPSNPERLKGFGYAEFDDVDSLLRALSLSEENLGNRRIRVDIADQSNDKERDGGSMGGRDRGGRMSDMGPDKTDTDWRARPTADPDDGPPRRDDAFGERSRDRYESDRYRDGPRRDNDRYDGGRDRYRDRYDDRDRRDYDRGGFDSRGGGGRRAFGSGFRRDYDDSRGSNDRYGGRDRYGEREERYERRDERREERAAPQQRPKLNLKPRSVPKEEESGSSGGSSTSTGPAPTSSGRASSIFGAAKPVDTAAKEREVEERLKKEEERLQRQLEEDKGRGPDRKMRDRDPSWRNEESHNERSRTGSESSQQGSTSGRASRCRDSERSGDNEVFSGREGEPSSPGPSPQTPSTGSKEPLKVMPAPPPKENAWAKRSAASTGSSDGDGRPPVSPVSPHGSGPPKLSSPSSTDERGSGKERITEETETPDHPQSQRNSKKPQPPSSAQPVSTPLC; encoded by the exons ATGGCGGCGTCAG ctaagaagaagaataagaagGGGAAGACCCTGACTCTGACTGACTTCCTGGCAGAGGACAGTGGAGGCAGCAATGTGGTCCCCAGCTACCCATCCAAGTCGACTAGCTGGGCTGATGAAACTGACGACCTGGACGGAGATG TCTCGACTTCGTGGCACACGGAGGAGGACACGTACCGAGCGCCACCCATCGACCGCTCCATCCTGCCCACAGCGCCTCGCTCAGCACGTGAACCCAATATCAACCGGTCCCAACTGCCCCGCAGCCCGCCCTACACGGCCTTCCTGGGCAACCTGCCCTATGATGTCACTGAGGAATCGATCAAAGACTTCTTCCGCGGCTTGGCA ATCAGTGCAGTGCGTCTGCCTCGAGAGCCCAGTAACCCAGAGAGGCTGAAGGGCTTTGGCTACGCTGAGTTCGATGATGTGGATTCTCTCCTGAGGGCCCTTAGTCTCAGTGAGGAG AACCTGGGGAACCGAAGAATCCGTGTGGATATTGCAGATCAGTCTAATGATAAAG AGAGAGATGGTGGATCTATGGGAGGCCGAGACAGGGGTGGACGGATGTCAGACATGGGTCCTGACAAGACAGACACTGACTGGAGGGCTCGACCCACTGCAGACCCCGACGATGGACCTCCCAGGAGAGATGATGCCTTTGGAGAGA GATCACGCGACCGTTATGAGTCAGATCGTTACAGAGATGGACCACGGCGAGACAATGACCGCTATGATGGAGGTAGAGACCGGTACCGCGACCGGTATGACGACCGGGACCGCAGAGACTACGATAGAGGAG GTTTTGACTCTCGTGGAGGAGGCGGCCGTCGTGCATTTGGCAGTGGCTTCCGCCGTGACTATGATGACAGTCGGGGTAGTAATGATCGTTATGGGGGCCGTGATCGTTATGGCGAACGCGAGGAACGGTATGAGAGACGGGATGAGAGGCGCGAGGAAAGAG CCGCTCCTCAGCAGAGACCCAAGTTGAACCTTAAGCCCCGTAGCGTGCCTAAGGAGGAAGAGAGTGGCAGCAGTGGCGGTAGCAGTACTTCCACAGGCCCAGCTCCGACCTCCAGCGGCAGGGCCTCATCCATCTTTGGTGCTGCCAAGCCGGTTGACACAGCGGCcaaggagagggaggtggaggagaggctgaagaaagaggaggagaggctgcaGAGGCAACTGGAAGAGGACAAAGGCCGGGGACCtgacagaaaaatgagagaCAG gGATCCAAGTTGGCGCAATGAGGAATCTCATAACGAGCGATCTCGCACAGGAAGTGAGTCTTCACAGCAAGGAAGCACTTCTGGAAGAG CGTCCCGGTGTCGAGATAGCGAGCGCTCTGGGGACAACGAGGTTTTCAGCGGGAGGGAAGGTGAGCCCTCCTCCCCTGGGCCCTCCCCACAGACCCCCTCTACCGGCTCCAAGGAGCCACTGAAGGTGATGCCTGCTCCTCCCCCCAAGGAGAACGCCTGGGCTAAGAGAAGTGCTGCCAGCACAGGCTCTAGTGATGGTGATGGACGGCCTCCCGTCTCTCCTGTCTCCCCACATGGTTCAGGTCCTCCCAAGCTCAG CTCCCCAAGTTCTACAGATGAAAGAGGATCTGGAAAAG AAAGGATAACAGAAGAGACCGAGACTCCAGACCACCCCCAGAGCCAAAGAAATTCGAAGAAACCCCAACCCCC AAGTTCAGCTCAGCCAGTAAGTACGCCGCTTTGCTAA
- the eif4ba gene encoding eukaryotic translation initiation factor 4Ba isoform X3: MAASAKKKNKKGKTLTLTDFLAEDSGGSNVVPSYPSKSTSWADETDDLDGDVSTSWHTEEDTYRAPPIDRSILPTAPRSAREPNINRSQLPRSPPYTAFLGNLPYDVTEESIKDFFRGLAISAVRLPREPSNPERLKGFGYAEFDDVDSLLRALSLSEENLGNRRIRVDIADQSNDKERDGGSMGGRDRGGRMSDMGPDKTDTDWRARPTADPDDGPPRRDDAFGERSRDRYESDRYRDGPRRDNDRYDGGRDRYRDRYDDRDRRDYDRGGFDSRGGGGRRAFGSGFRRDYDDSRGSNDRYGGRDRYGEREERYERRDERREERAAPQQRPKLNLKPRSVPKEEESGSSGGSSTSTGPAPTSSGRASSIFGAAKPVDTAAKEREVEERLKKEEERLQRQLEEDKGRGPDRKMRDRDPSWRNEESHNERSRTGSESSQQGSTSGRASRCRDSERSGDNEVFSGREGEPSSPGPSPQTPSTGSKEPLKVMPAPPPKENAWAKRSAASTGSSDGDGRPPVSPVSPHGSGPPKLSSPSSTDERGSGKEVQLSQ, from the exons ATGGCGGCGTCAG ctaagaagaagaataagaagGGGAAGACCCTGACTCTGACTGACTTCCTGGCAGAGGACAGTGGAGGCAGCAATGTGGTCCCCAGCTACCCATCCAAGTCGACTAGCTGGGCTGATGAAACTGACGACCTGGACGGAGATG TCTCGACTTCGTGGCACACGGAGGAGGACACGTACCGAGCGCCACCCATCGACCGCTCCATCCTGCCCACAGCGCCTCGCTCAGCACGTGAACCCAATATCAACCGGTCCCAACTGCCCCGCAGCCCGCCCTACACGGCCTTCCTGGGCAACCTGCCCTATGATGTCACTGAGGAATCGATCAAAGACTTCTTCCGCGGCTTGGCA ATCAGTGCAGTGCGTCTGCCTCGAGAGCCCAGTAACCCAGAGAGGCTGAAGGGCTTTGGCTACGCTGAGTTCGATGATGTGGATTCTCTCCTGAGGGCCCTTAGTCTCAGTGAGGAG AACCTGGGGAACCGAAGAATCCGTGTGGATATTGCAGATCAGTCTAATGATAAAG AGAGAGATGGTGGATCTATGGGAGGCCGAGACAGGGGTGGACGGATGTCAGACATGGGTCCTGACAAGACAGACACTGACTGGAGGGCTCGACCCACTGCAGACCCCGACGATGGACCTCCCAGGAGAGATGATGCCTTTGGAGAGA GATCACGCGACCGTTATGAGTCAGATCGTTACAGAGATGGACCACGGCGAGACAATGACCGCTATGATGGAGGTAGAGACCGGTACCGCGACCGGTATGACGACCGGGACCGCAGAGACTACGATAGAGGAG GTTTTGACTCTCGTGGAGGAGGCGGCCGTCGTGCATTTGGCAGTGGCTTCCGCCGTGACTATGATGACAGTCGGGGTAGTAATGATCGTTATGGGGGCCGTGATCGTTATGGCGAACGCGAGGAACGGTATGAGAGACGGGATGAGAGGCGCGAGGAAAGAG CCGCTCCTCAGCAGAGACCCAAGTTGAACCTTAAGCCCCGTAGCGTGCCTAAGGAGGAAGAGAGTGGCAGCAGTGGCGGTAGCAGTACTTCCACAGGCCCAGCTCCGACCTCCAGCGGCAGGGCCTCATCCATCTTTGGTGCTGCCAAGCCGGTTGACACAGCGGCcaaggagagggaggtggaggagaggctgaagaaagaggaggagaggctgcaGAGGCAACTGGAAGAGGACAAAGGCCGGGGACCtgacagaaaaatgagagaCAG gGATCCAAGTTGGCGCAATGAGGAATCTCATAACGAGCGATCTCGCACAGGAAGTGAGTCTTCACAGCAAGGAAGCACTTCTGGAAGAG CGTCCCGGTGTCGAGATAGCGAGCGCTCTGGGGACAACGAGGTTTTCAGCGGGAGGGAAGGTGAGCCCTCCTCCCCTGGGCCCTCCCCACAGACCCCCTCTACCGGCTCCAAGGAGCCACTGAAGGTGATGCCTGCTCCTCCCCCCAAGGAGAACGCCTGGGCTAAGAGAAGTGCTGCCAGCACAGGCTCTAGTGATGGTGATGGACGGCCTCCCGTCTCTCCTGTCTCCCCACATGGTTCAGGTCCTCCCAAGCTCAG CTCCCCAAGTTCTACAGATGAAAGAGGATCTGGAAAAG AAGTTCAGCTCAGCCAGTAA
- the eif4ba gene encoding eukaryotic translation initiation factor 4Ba isoform X1: MAASAKKKNKKGKTLTLTDFLAEDSGGSNVVPSYPSKSTSWADETDDLDGDVSTSWHTEEDTYRAPPIDRSILPTAPRSAREPNINRSQLPRSPPYTAFLGNLPYDVTEESIKDFFRGLAISAVRLPREPSNPERLKGFGYAEFDDVDSLLRALSLSEENLGNRRIRVDIADQSNDKERDGGSMGGRDRGGRMSDMGPDKTDTDWRARPTADPDDGPPRRDDAFGERSRDRYESDRYRDGPRRDNDRYDGGRDRYRDRYDDRDRRDYDRGGFDSRGGGGRRAFGSGFRRDYDDSRGSNDRYGGRDRYGEREERYERRDERREERAAPQQRPKLNLKPRSVPKEEESGSSGGSSTSTGPAPTSSGRASSIFGAAKPVDTAAKEREVEERLKKEEERLQRQLEEDKGRGPDRKMRDRDPSWRNEESHNERSRTGSESSQQGSTSGRASRCRDSERSGDNEVFSGREGEPSSPGPSPQTPSTGSKEPLKVMPAPPPKENAWAKRSAASTGSSDGDGRPPVSPVSPHGSGPPKLSSPSSTDERGSGKDENKADGMRRDRGPPRARGGPAGPGAGRGRGEGSNRDRRKEADRKDNRRDRDSRPPPEPKKFEETPTPKFSSASKYAALLMDGDQGDDAEDVE, from the exons ATGGCGGCGTCAG ctaagaagaagaataagaagGGGAAGACCCTGACTCTGACTGACTTCCTGGCAGAGGACAGTGGAGGCAGCAATGTGGTCCCCAGCTACCCATCCAAGTCGACTAGCTGGGCTGATGAAACTGACGACCTGGACGGAGATG TCTCGACTTCGTGGCACACGGAGGAGGACACGTACCGAGCGCCACCCATCGACCGCTCCATCCTGCCCACAGCGCCTCGCTCAGCACGTGAACCCAATATCAACCGGTCCCAACTGCCCCGCAGCCCGCCCTACACGGCCTTCCTGGGCAACCTGCCCTATGATGTCACTGAGGAATCGATCAAAGACTTCTTCCGCGGCTTGGCA ATCAGTGCAGTGCGTCTGCCTCGAGAGCCCAGTAACCCAGAGAGGCTGAAGGGCTTTGGCTACGCTGAGTTCGATGATGTGGATTCTCTCCTGAGGGCCCTTAGTCTCAGTGAGGAG AACCTGGGGAACCGAAGAATCCGTGTGGATATTGCAGATCAGTCTAATGATAAAG AGAGAGATGGTGGATCTATGGGAGGCCGAGACAGGGGTGGACGGATGTCAGACATGGGTCCTGACAAGACAGACACTGACTGGAGGGCTCGACCCACTGCAGACCCCGACGATGGACCTCCCAGGAGAGATGATGCCTTTGGAGAGA GATCACGCGACCGTTATGAGTCAGATCGTTACAGAGATGGACCACGGCGAGACAATGACCGCTATGATGGAGGTAGAGACCGGTACCGCGACCGGTATGACGACCGGGACCGCAGAGACTACGATAGAGGAG GTTTTGACTCTCGTGGAGGAGGCGGCCGTCGTGCATTTGGCAGTGGCTTCCGCCGTGACTATGATGACAGTCGGGGTAGTAATGATCGTTATGGGGGCCGTGATCGTTATGGCGAACGCGAGGAACGGTATGAGAGACGGGATGAGAGGCGCGAGGAAAGAG CCGCTCCTCAGCAGAGACCCAAGTTGAACCTTAAGCCCCGTAGCGTGCCTAAGGAGGAAGAGAGTGGCAGCAGTGGCGGTAGCAGTACTTCCACAGGCCCAGCTCCGACCTCCAGCGGCAGGGCCTCATCCATCTTTGGTGCTGCCAAGCCGGTTGACACAGCGGCcaaggagagggaggtggaggagaggctgaagaaagaggaggagaggctgcaGAGGCAACTGGAAGAGGACAAAGGCCGGGGACCtgacagaaaaatgagagaCAG gGATCCAAGTTGGCGCAATGAGGAATCTCATAACGAGCGATCTCGCACAGGAAGTGAGTCTTCACAGCAAGGAAGCACTTCTGGAAGAG CGTCCCGGTGTCGAGATAGCGAGCGCTCTGGGGACAACGAGGTTTTCAGCGGGAGGGAAGGTGAGCCCTCCTCCCCTGGGCCCTCCCCACAGACCCCCTCTACCGGCTCCAAGGAGCCACTGAAGGTGATGCCTGCTCCTCCCCCCAAGGAGAACGCCTGGGCTAAGAGAAGTGCTGCCAGCACAGGCTCTAGTGATGGTGATGGACGGCCTCCCGTCTCTCCTGTCTCCCCACATGGTTCAGGTCCTCCCAAGCTCAG CTCCCCAAGTTCTACAGATGAAAGAGGATCTGGAAAAG ATGAGAACAAGGCTGACGGTATGCGTCGGGACCGGGGGCCCCCACGGGCACGAGGGGGGCCTGCAGGGCCTGGAGCAGGGCGGGGCCGAGGAGAGGGGTCCAACAGAGACCGAAGAAAGGAGGCAGACAG AAAGGATAACAGAAGAGACCGAGACTCCAGACCACCCCCAGAGCCAAAGAAATTCGAAGAAACCCCAACCCCC AAGTTCAGCTCAGCCAGTAAGTACGCCGCTTTGCTAATGGACGGAGACCAAGGAGACGACGCAGAGGACGTAGAATAG
- the LOC139218955 gene encoding keratin, type I cytoskeletal 18-like: MSFRNLSMQQRPSTHISMTRSTPQYRAASTYGGAGGQGVRISSATSSSLRSGAPISSSSSAFKLSSAIGGGMGSGFGGAGASMASSGGAGSGILGNEKGAMQNLNDRLANYLETVRHLEQANKELEMKIMEALEKGGPDMRDYSKYEPIIEDLRRQIFDKITENARFALQIDNARLAADDFKVKHDNEMAIRQSVEADIAGLKKVIDDTNMSRMNIESEIEAVKEELVFLKKNHENEVMELRNQISQSGVQVDVDAPKGQDLAQIMEDMRCNYEKIAMKNAEGLKRWHENQISEVQVQVSQNTEALQGAQMQSSDLSRQIQTLEIELASQQSLKASLEDTLHNTELRNNMEMEKYNNVIIRLEEELTNLRANIQQQTHEYEMLLNMKMKLEAEIATYKTLLDGGDFKLQDAVDELAATI, translated from the exons ATGAGCTTCAGAAACCTCTCCATGCAGCAGAGACCTTCTACCCACATCTCCATGACCCGCTCCACACCCCAGTACCGTGCTGCCAGCACTTATGGTGGTGCTGGTGGACAAGGTGTGCGCATTTCCTCTGCCACCTCATCTTCCCTGCGGTCTGGTGCCCCaatctcctcttcttcctctgccttcAAGCTGAGCAGTGCAATCGGTGGTGGTATGGGCTCAGGTTTTGGTGGTGCCGGTGCATCTATGGCGTCCAGTGGCGGTGCCGGTTCTGGGATCCTGGGCAACGAAAAGGGAGCCATGCAGAACCTGAATGACCGCCTGGCCAACTACCTGGAGACGGTGAGGCACCTGGAGCAGGCCAACAAGGAGCTGGAGATGAAGATCATGGAAGCTCTGGAGAAGGGGGGGCCCGACATGAGAGACTACAGCAAGTATGAGCCCATCATTGAAGATCTGCGCAGACAA ATCTTTGATAAGATTACGGAGAACGCCCGCTTTGCGCTCCAGATCGACAATGCTCGTCTTGCTGCTGATGACTTCAAAGTGAA gcaCGACAATGAGATGGCAATCCGCCAGTCTGTGGAGGCCGACATTGCTGGGTTGAAGAAAGTCATAGACGACACCAACATGAGCAGGATGAACATCGAGAGCGAGATTGAAGCCGTGAAGGAGGAGCTCGTCTTCCTCAAGAAGAACCATGAGAAT GAGGTGATGGAGCTGAGAAATCAGATCTCCCAGTCAGGGGTGCAAGTGGACGTTGACGCTCCCAAAGGTCAGGACCTGGCTCAGATCATGGAGGACATGAGGTGCAATTATGAGAAGATTGCCATGAAAAATGCAGAGGGCCTAAAACGGTGGCATGAAAATCAG ATTTCAGAAGTGCAGGTGCAGGtatcacagaacacagaggcTCTCCAGGGAGCCCAAATGCAGTCGAGTGACTTATCCAGGCAGATACAGACCCTGGAAATTGAACTTGCATCCCAACAGAGCCTA AAAGCGTCCTTGGAGGACACATTACACAACACAGAGCTACGAAACAACATGGAAATGGAGAAGTACAATAACGTTATCATCcgtctggaggaggagctgaccAACTTGCGCGCAAACATCCAGCAACAGACCCATGAGTATGAAATGCTGCTCAACATGAAGATGAAACTAGAGGCTGAGATCGCCACTTACAAGACTCTGCTGGATGGTGGTGACTTCAA GCTCCAGGATGCAGTGGATGAGCTGGCAGCCACAATCTAA